TGTGCATGGAACATGTCTGACAGATTttaactttaataatttttaattaatgcaaaACACCAATTTACCCCTCTACTAATCTGTTTATAATGTAAAAACCAAcattaaatcccaaaaaaagCAAgcctaaattagtttttttattccaaaggTAAGTTAGTAATTTAgctatgctaaaaaaataaaatctcaaaaagcCCCTagtaactaattatatattttttttaagacagtGAAGGTATTTcactattctaaaaaatataaaaagaacttTGTACCTCTACTGAAAACAAAAGTGACAAATGGATCAcatagaaaagatcattttaccTCTGAGTTTAGTTTTCTAAGCTGATTTGGTAAAGGGCAATATCGTTAATTCactattacaatatataataatagatGTTTAGtgctataatatttttcacatgCCCTATATATCTTGTTAATAATTAGAACTGTTGATTTGTTGAATAGACACGTAGATACTGCAAAAGCAAAGGTTccaatcatagttattaaattcgaATTGATCCAGCGAGTTGATTTAATAACCCATTAACTTGGagtccaagtttttttaaaattattttaaatgtttatcTAGTTAAACTTATATGACTTGACAGATCAACCCACAACTTAATTAATCAACCAAAATCATATATCAAACCCTTTGCTAGTTCAGACTTTAGTCCAAATCTAAGAACTTTGTTTAGATTCAAGCCATGAACTATATTGTTTGCGGGGATTATTTTTGTTCAACTAAATCTCTCATGTAtgataatccaaaaaaaaaaatctcaatagcACAAAGGATCAATAACATGTTGCATATGATATGTGTCTGATGAGCTTCAAAACTATTGAAGTAATATtgataagttaattttattaagtttttatttatattttgtaaacataTACCAAACTCAATACACTTGGACATGGCAGTACGTCAAGTCCAAGGTGGTGTCGGTCTGGCACGCATGCCAGACCCAATacacttggacttggcagttAGTCAAGTCCACAAGTTCAAGGCGCTTGGACTTGACAGTTAGTCAAGTCCAAGGTAGAGTGGATCTAACATGCCAATACGGTTGGACTTGACAGTATGCCAAGTCCAAGGTAGCGTGAGTCTAGCAACGCTTAGACTTGATAGTGCGCCAAATCCAAGGTAGTGTGGTTCTGGAACACATGCCAGACCTAATGCGCTTGGACTTGGCAATTAGCCAAGTCCAAAGCACTCAGGCTTAGCAGTGCGCAAAGTCCAAGGTAGCGTGGATCTGGCACGCATGCCAGACCCAATGCGCTTGGACTTGGTAGTGTGTCAAGCCCAAAATAACATAGGTTTAGCACGGATGCCAGACCCAAGACGTTTGGACTTGTCGGTCAGCCAAGTTCAAGATAATTATCAATCCTCCCTTAGCATGTCTAGTGGAGTGACCAACCTCCCTTGGGTCTAACATCGGGGAAAAACTTAACTTTTATAGGCTTAGCTACATTTGATATCCTAAACTCTATATCTCCCTACATCTTTTTTGTTGTATAAAAGTCCTTCATGGACCTACCATATTCTTATCatgtaagggatatttatccctcattcaATGCTATCAGGGTAATTACCCTGGAAACCTTCCTTTTTTGgactataaatacaccatgagagCTTCATGACAAAAGGTTgggatatttatccctcattcaATGCTATCAGGGTAATTACCCtggaaaccttttttttttggactataaatacaccatgagagCTTCATGACAAAAGGTTTACAATCCTCAATTCTCTActgcatttatattttcaaagcatctctctttaaaatattcttgtattttctctctctaaaaagatacttatttaagtATCGGAGAGTCCCCACCTCCACCAAAAAGGATCTTTTGCAGGTTCTAGCCACAAATAGCttcgacttatcaaagaaccaaATATGAGCTATCAATTACCTTGGCTAAGGAGAATGAAGAAGATTATCAGGATCAATTGATCAACTAATTGTCCAACTTGGAAGCTCTATTCCCTTGCTAGTTGAATTTTTAAGatatcatcaaatatatatttgaacgTTTCAGTAACTCcctacaaaaataaatgattgttCCTTATACTCTGTTGGTTGCTCTTTCCTcaccataaaatttttaatgcctttgtttttcttaatgtaAAATACTTATGTTATATAACATAAAACAAACTTCCCCTACCTTGTAGGATTATAATAACTtctcacttttttatttttgcttatgtaaattctttaatattttctttccttaccCATAAATGAAACCACCTATGATTTCATGATATGTTTGGTAGAATGTAGAAATTCTTTAATACTCTTTATTTTATGACCAAAATCGTGATATGTTTGGTAGAAtcttgtaaataaaatattatggtgaaaagaatttaaaaagaaaaaagaaaaagttgtaTTACTTATGAAACCAAAATGACAAGATAGGATAACCTAAAATTTGGCATGGACTgggtttcataaaaaaaaaatattcagtataacttgataaaaaatctaattgatctatgatatatttaattcaTTGTGACACGGttaaaatctattaatttaaaaaaaattaaaatgatatatatcattttgatcttttaatttttttttattcaactcgtAACTCAAGTCTTACTCGAGTAACctattattcaaatttaataactacaATATTACTATCacatacaaattatattttcaatgcaAATCTTGCTAAaaggtttcaatttttttgtatttgttgtaCTGAATGAAGATAGAAATCCCATTAATTGATTCAATAATGATGCACGTCTAGATGTTGATAAGAGGAACCTGGCCTTTCATCAAGTACCCAGctaaaatagttaatttttttttttgctttgacaaaaaagaaattagcatATCTTGATAGGTAAATGCACACTTGGAGATTTGATGCATAAAGAATGAAAACAACCCAATAGACAAGTGACATATACCTTGGGAAATTGAGAGATGGAACGCGAACCCCATGCCGGGGCAGACAACTACAGCACAACTCTTGCATATGCTTCCCCTTTAATCAAAGACACAAGTCTCCACCCATTACCATGCTTCCATGTTCTCATGCTCGGGAGACCTTTTGATtgtgtttcgataggttttaaGCGTGTGTTTGGTAGTTTTTATAGTTGTAATTTAAACtaagtttagaaaaattataaattatatttttttatcaactaagATTTTAAGAaagagtttttaattatatatatatcttttcattttatttttaagtttagaacaaaacaaattagattGCATTGATTTCGAGCGTAATACAAGATGCAAATATTGATATATGATTAGACATGATAAAAGTATttcacaaaagaaaatgagggagAAATTAAGCTATGAAATGGGATAAAAACCGTATTATATCTTATCTTATGCATGTACGCAGCGAAGATCAGGACAAGAGAATAAAAGTTGCAAGTTGCTGTTTCCATGGAGTAAGCCTTTACACGACATTTTTTATTCGGAAAGGCATCATCTTTATCCTGCCATCTAATTTCATGaaacttttccttctttttcttaccTTCTTTATTACAATGAGAGTAATCTCATCGCAGTCTCAGCACTTCATGATTTTGccttttccaaaaaataaagcCATCATCACCCCAACCTGTAATCGATTGGAATTGGGGCATGGAACTTTGTGAGAAAGGAGATTCTGTTGTCCATGAAATAAAATGGGGATGACAAAAAAAGACCAAGGCGTGTGGCTAGGATGAAGAtgacaaaagcaaaaacaatgcTACCCCAGctaatcttataattttttaaaaaagaaaaaaccacagTTTAATAAAAGTTGCgaaaatataatataagttTGAAAAgcacttgaaaaataatataatttgagtAATTTTGTATTGACTATTCACAATAGAATGTTTTATGCTAATTAATTACCTTAacaaaaattaacccaaaattTTATGAGGATTCAATATCTAAAAGTTgaaattcaagatttaataaccaagaaaaaaaaaaaagataagttgatgccgtaagagagagaaatgagaatagaaaaaaaaaagaaaagaaagaatgagtCAAAGGAAACGCGCTAGTTATCTGTTTTCAACACACTCGATATTGTTAAAAAGATTTCAACGAGATAATTCTAACTACACCTTGAAAGATCATCAAATAAGGTCATAATTAACCTCAAATAAAACCCCTAAtcaattacaatatttttttatggtctttCAATGTGTAGTTAGAATAGTCTCGTCAAGATCTTTCTAACAGTATTGCGTGTGTTGAAAACAAAGTCTTGATGTATCTCCAATAACTCATTTCCTCAATTTCTATCTCCTATCATATCAGCttatctcctcttttttttatggatcatctcctctcttttttatggATCTTGAAtcttatctttaattttagatGGATTTTTTAACGATTGTTATTTCCAATAATAGTTGTGTTTAAACTATACTATTTTTCTAatgcttttctattttctaatacttttttaacccatgtcatttttttagaatttttatggaACTATGTTAGTTTGGCAAGAAAAAACCCCTAATTTAAAGACATCAAGACATTCTGTGTGATAATTGTTTGGTTGCCATCAGATgcatgcctctttttttttacttgcacatacctcgactaatcccacaagtcctgaagttaacgactatgtaagtctTTAATGACCCTAAAAAGACTCAAACTCATGATCATTGGAGAGCATATCTAAAATCTGACCAGTTAAACCAAATGCATGCTTCTTTGATTCTGTTAGCGATAACAAcacccttttatttttcctagtgAATTTGATCTTGTGGAGGGATTTGCACACCAAAATTGGCAGGAATGCAAAAATGGACTAGTGGCTTACTGGCTTTGCTATACATCAAGAAGCAGGAAATTTTGCAGAGATCTGAAACTGAAGACAAATATCTTCTAGAACACCTTATccatttcattttcaaaaccTTTAATACAAGTGACCAACATCCAAACTacatttccaagaaaaatatgAGACAACAGGATGAGACTAGAACATGAAGGAGTTAGGAATTAGACAAGTTTACAGAGAAAACAGCAAAGGAGCTGCAAATAGAATGAACATAgaaaaccaccaccacctccaccattTACAACTACCACACTCATCTTCCATCAGCTGATGTAAATGACTCAGCAAACCCATATGGGCGCGCAGGTATGCTGGTCTGAGTATTGTCTAAGCTGGGAAggagtgaagaagaagaagattccaTGTTGCTTCTACCTTCATAAGCTTGCCACTTCTTAAGTGCCTGCGGCAAGGACATTTCAAGGTCAATACCATATATGTCTTCAGAACTGTGGTCGGTTGGTTTCCAGAGCTCCACCAGAGAAGAGAGAACATTCACAGCATGACCCATGTCTGGCCTTTGATATGGTTCCCTAGCACAGCAGTGACCTGCCAACTCTGCTACGGTGCTGATGCTGGCAAGTGTTTCCTCATTGAGGTCAATTGTGGGATCGATGGCCTTCCGGAATGTGTCCTTGTTCAGGTGCATTCTGCGGAACCACGTTACAAGATGCATGCTCTCTTCAGGCTGGCTATCATCCAGAGCTTTTCTACCAGTTATAAGTTCCATCAATATCACTCCAAAACTGAAAACATCAACTTTAGTTGTCACTCGACCAGTAACTGCAAACATATCACCCAAAAACAAGAGTTTGAAGTTAGAATGTGAATTAAGAGAGCAAACAGAAAAGCAAACCATAAGCTCAAAAAAGTTATATGGCAAACAGCAGGCAGAAGAAGACAGAAGACACTGTTGACTAAGAGAGATGCTAACAATCaaagaaattttgaattgaGAACGGTCCAATGCAAGTAAAATGCTACTCCTCCCAGGACTAGAGCCATAAAGTGAAACAACAAatgatagattttaaaaatatgaacgaACCATGCCATGCCTCGTGAATAAGACATGAATTTGCATATAGTAAGGTGAATCCTATTCGTTGACAGAAATATTTTGGCTACTCTTGATacaacagaaaaaacaaatcaaaaacaaaacagaaatacAACAACAGATTGATGAATCTTTTTTAAGCAGTTAACAGGATTATTGTTCATTTGTGCCAAGTTTGTGACCAAAACAATCTCAGAGTAAATAGCAGTCAATGTATAAGAATACTTGTCCAAGTATATGTTTTAACTGAATCCCCGAATATCTGTTGAAAACTAGAAGtttaaacataaatcaaagttcaaaaatatcttggacttgaaataaattaaacattaattgaAGGGTAAAGCAACTAGAGGAAATGGTACCTGCATATTCTGGTGCCAAATATCCAAAAGTTCCAGCAATTCTAGTTTCAATAGAGCCTTTACCCTCTGGTGCAAGGCGCACAAGGCCAAAATCTGAAACCTTAGCCCTCATATCATCCCCGAGAAGAATGTTTGAAGGCTTTAAGTCCCTGTGTATAAAGCTTTGATGAGCCAAACCATGAAGATACTCGACACCTCTAGCTACATCCAAGGCTATTGTCAACCTTCTTGTCCACTCCATTGGTTTCAATCCTTCTTCTGCCCAGTTGAAGAGATGTCTACTGAGTGTCCCTTGTGGCATATACTCATACACAAGAAGCTTCTCATTACCATCCAAGCAGTACCCAAGAAGAGCAACAAGATGCCGGTGCCTAACCTTAGTCAAAACAGCAATCTCAGACTTGAATTCATTTAGCCCCTTACTACTTATGACCCCAGACCCCATCCTCTTCACAGCAATCTTTGTACCATCATGCAACTCACCTTTGTAGACCACTCCAAAACCTCCTTGTCCCAATATGTTTTCTTCACTGAAATTGTTAGTAACATTCCTTAAAACTTGAATAGAAATGACCATGTTCCCAGCTTCACCCATTTGAATGTCACCCTGTTCACTTGTAGGAATTGTATGTGTTTCACTAATAGCACCAACACTAACACTTGATCCAGCAACAGTAATCTTCACACTCTCATTATCAGACACCGAGTGGCGAGGATGAATCACCATTTCATTCGGACTCTGTACTCTGCTAAAccgcttttgtttcttcttgtaCAGACAGAAAACCACCAAGCCGATCAAGAACAATAAGAAAACACCCCCAACCACAGAAAACACAATGACTCCGATGAAAGCGGAAGATTTCTTGCCACTTTTTCCTGAATTGCCACCACTTCCAGAACCAGTATTTGCCGATGGACTTGCAGATGGGGATCCTGGAGATGTAGAACTATTCACATCCTTCCCTATACGTGGATTACCATTAGTATTAACGATCACATTGTTCGTAAAGGCCGGAACTTTCCCATAAATCTGATTGTTTGACACATCAAGTGCCTTAAGTCTAGGTAAGGTAGTAATCTCTTGCGGAATCAAACCTGTCAGATTATTATTTGCAAGAACCAACCTTTCCAATGACTTAAGTGATGCAAAATCTGGAGAAATCGAGCCTGTTAGCCCCATCTTCTCAAAGTTAACAACAGTGATGTTCCCCTTATTACATGTTATTCCAAACCAATCTGCACATGGATCATTCCCCTTCCAACCATCTGCCAACCTGTGTGGGTAATACATTGATTTCACTATCGAAAGCAAGGTATTAACTCGCGAATCACATGGACCAGGAGTTGACAAACAGAATCTGTTAGAATCCTTAACAACATCCACAGAAACGGAGCTCTTAAACACAGGCATTGGTCCTTGAAGCAAATTATTTGACAAATTCACAACCTTTAAAGACTCAAGATTAACCAAAGACTCAGGAACGGGACCAGTAAATGAATTATCTCTTAAATTCAAGCTCTCTAAGTCTTTCAAACCCGAGAAGTCAGGTAAAGGACCCGAAAATCCATTAGACTGCAACCAAACTTCTCTTAACAAAGTCATGTTCTGAATAACATAAATGCTACCACTAAGTTTCTGTCCATTAAGCCACAAAGACTGAACTTGCAACCCTGAAAAACTTGCAGGCAATTCACCTTCAAGATCATTAAAAGCTAACCTCAAAATGGTTAGAGCCGGAAAAGCATCTGGGCCAAAAAAACTCGGTATTGACCCGGATATATTAGCTGAATTTGCAGAAAAATTTTGCAAACCAGAAGCATTTTGTATACTTTCTGGAATGACCCAATTGGAAAACGGGTTGTTATCAATCTCCACTGATTGAAGTGAAGACAAACCGGCGAAGAAGTCACTAGGGACTGAAGTGAACTTATTGTCACTTAAGAGGATCACTTGTAATGAACTTAACCCGTTTAAACTTGGCAAATGACCCGAAATGTTGTTATACTGAAGCTCTAAACGTTCAAGTTGAGTAAGGTTTTGAAGATTTGAAGGGAGTGTACCTTGAAGATTTTGGCGTCCAATTTGGATCCGGGTGACCCGTTTTTCATCCGAACAACCTACATGGTTCCATTTGCATGGATCCGGGTCCGACCATCCAAGTGAATCTGGTACATTGAGACTTTTTTTGAGAGATAGCATAACTTCAGCATCCGGGCTTGCTTGAGAGCTTGCATAACGAAAGATTGAAGAAAACCCAACAAGGAAAATCAGAAAAAGCTTCAAACTTTGACTGCTTTTTCTCTTCATCTTTAGAGAGAAGCGAAGAGAGAGTTGGtgcctttttctgtttttgcaGCAAAAGAAGTAAACTTTCTAAGTGAAATAATGCATGGGCTTATAGTTTcttgatagaaaagaaatagaaagcaaagagaagaagcaaaaaaaccCAATTTGAAGAACcatggagagggagagagagagcggTTGGTATTGATGGGAGAGGAGTAAGTAGGAAGGGAGAGGGGGGGGAATGGGGAGCTGTAGCCTGTAATTGAAAGGCAATGCACATGCACGGAGGGGTCCACATATCTGAGAATCTAAAGGCTGTCAACAACAGGTTGAAAAGGCTAgaagttgagagagagagagagagatagggttttagttttggtttaggATTCCTTCTTGATGTCCATCCATGTATATGATTGTATAAGCTGGCCATGGCAATTGTTTCTTGTCTGGATATTGTTGTATTTTTGCTGTGCTTCTTTGCTATTTACAGGAGAGTCTGAGGTATTTCATTGTGAGCTGAATTTTGAAAGTTGAAGTGGGCATGTGGTCATTGGGTAGAGCACTCAAGCAAAGCTAGCATCATCGATCACATGGGGCTCTGTTTgaccataaatattttaaggTCTAGGATTCAAGCTTATCTTCTTTGTCAGGGGTCCAACTTccatgcatgtttttttaagcAACAGGGTTTGAAATTCGTAGGTGGGCAGTTTCTTGGTCTTGGTCTCAGGGAGCCTTTGTTCCGGTGGTGTcatctgttttttaatttatttattttttactttaaaaggtattgtaataatagttttgtatatttttttatgattttaatataatgatattaaaaataaaaaatattttaatatatttttaatattaatacattttcaaaaaacTCATTACAAAACATACTTTTAAGGCTTATGActttgactctttttttaactgcaaaagttgtttttaacttttagcTCTTTTGTCAGCAATGTTCttcaaataattacaaaaacaatcCTGGAATCTAACTCAATGCAAGATATGAGTAACGGATGagaattggtttgtattttactaaaataatgtcagtttttttaaaataaaaaaaataaaacaatgttgtgttgtcttgattttgaaaaattttctaGTTTGAAATTAAACTCGTCTCAAGACAAGCTCCAAGTTGACCCGTGCAGACAcgtttgataactatggttcTTACCATAGATAGAATATTTGTTTTCCCAAATTCTTGCGTGAATTAGTCCATCACTTGAattaaccatagttttgaaacccggaccggcctggcgggttgacccgggacccagccgacccgggcctgggaccggtccaGGTCTAAGTAAAAACTCGTATGGGAGTTGGTCCGGCGAAACCCGATCGACCCGGAACCCGGCGACCCGGGCAAACCCGGCTAAGACCcggccttttattttttatatatatacataacgCTGCAGAATTGTAGATCTAACAGTCAGACTGGAAACAGAGACAGATAATAACCAAAATTCCCAATttgcatgtaaaaatttgaatataaCTCAAATTAAAGAAGATGGAGATGAACACTTGCCACTAGTGAAACGAGCTAGAGTTAGAATGGGCAAACAATAATCTTTGGAGGAGGAACACAATAATTTTACTTGAGCTGAAGAACGAAGACCATATGAAGTTGCCTTCAATGCAATGGAGGAAGACAGTAGCTTTTTTCAACCTGAAGAAAGAAGATCTCTTGAAGCTGGAGTTAATACATTGGAGCCGATTAGCTCCTCCTCAAATTGCAACAGTGATATTGTTGCTCATAGAGATTCGTTGATGAGAAAAGAAGGTGTTGTGCCTGTTTCTTTCACATTTACTGCTCTTTTAAGGCTTGTGGTGCTAAAATGGATGTGGGTTTAGGGCAGCAAATTCATGGGCAAATGATTTTGATTGGGGGGTTTGGTGAGGATTTGCATGTTGGAATTCTATGATTGATATGTATATAAAATGCGGGTTTTTGGAGTGTGGGCGAaaagtgtttgatgaaatgccaAATAAGGATGCGATTTCTTGGACGGAGTTATTTCTACTTATGGGAATAGTGGGAACATGGAGAGTGCAAGAGAGTTGTTCAAACAACTTTGATgggttatttgatttttaattttttttaggttgactcgggtcaacccatctgacccgtgacccgatcattagaccgggtcgaccaccgggtcgggtttcaaaactatagaaTTAATTGTtctcaaattaagattttttaattaggtCCTCAAAGTATCATACATTCCTCAAATTGGTCCTTCTATATTACATATTGTACACAATTTAGACAAAATAACTTTGAAGGATGTGGGTAGAAGCAATGAAAGCACCATACTCTATAAAATAAGGTCAATTCTTTGTAAAAACTTACAAACGAGGAATGATTCTAAGAACAATTTGAACAAAGGGGAGGCCCTAGCCCCCTTCCTTCCTAAATCCTTCATTGGATAGAGGGATTTGATTGAGGAATGTCTTACAGTTTGGAGATGTAATTAAGGAAATATTTAGTTCGAAGACTTTTGTCAGAATTTGTGTATAATTAGGAGAACAATCTGGAATTGTCCATTCTCGAATCTTAAAAACTACTTTCTGTTCTACAATAAGGACAACAAAAACCAACACCTTTTGgtggttttttctatttt
The DNA window shown above is from Populus trichocarpa isolate Nisqually-1 chromosome 4, P.trichocarpa_v4.1, whole genome shotgun sequence and carries:
- the LOC7493575 gene encoding receptor protein kinase TMK1, which encodes MKRKSSQSLKLFLIFLVGFSSIFRYASSQASPDAEVMLSLKKSLNVPDSLGWSDPDPCKWNHVGCSDEKRVTRIQIGRQNLQGTLPSNLQNLTQLERLELQYNNISGHLPSLNGLSSLQVILLSDNKFTSVPSDFFAGLSSLQSVEIDNNPFSNWVIPESIQNASGLQNFSANSANISGSIPSFFGPDAFPALTILRLAFNDLEGELPASFSGLQVQSLWLNGQKLSGSIYVIQNMTLLREVWLQSNGFSGPLPDFSGLKDLESLNLRDNSFTGPVPESLVNLESLKVVNLSNNLLQGPMPVFKSSVSVDVVKDSNRFCLSTPGPCDSRVNTLLSIVKSMYYPHRLADGWKGNDPCADWFGITCNKGNITVVNFEKMGLTGSISPDFASLKSLERLVLANNNLTGLIPQEITTLPRLKALDVSNNQIYGKVPAFTNNVIVNTNGNPRIGKDVNSSTSPGSPSASPSANTGSGSGGNSGKSGKKSSAFIGVIVFSVVGGVFLLFLIGLVVFCLYKKKQKRFSRVQSPNEMVIHPRHSVSDNESVKITVAGSSVSVGAISETHTIPTSEQGDIQMGEAGNMVISIQVLRNVTNNFSEENILGQGGFGVVYKGELHDGTKIAVKRMGSGVISSKGLNEFKSEIAVLTKVRHRHLVALLGYCLDGNEKLLVYEYMPQGTLSRHLFNWAEEGLKPMEWTRRLTIALDVARGVEYLHGLAHQSFIHRDLKPSNILLGDDMRAKVSDFGLVRLAPEGKGSIETRIAGTFGYLAPEYAVTGRVTTKVDVFSFGVILMELITGRKALDDSQPEESMHLVTWFRRMHLNKDTFRKAIDPTIDLNEETLASISTVAELAGHCCAREPYQRPDMGHAVNVLSSLVELWKPTDHSSEDIYGIDLEMSLPQALKKWQAYEGRSNMESSSSSLLPSLDNTQTSIPARPYGFAESFTSADGR